The Planktothrix serta PCC 8927 genome includes a region encoding these proteins:
- the hemB gene encoding porphobilinogen synthase: protein MSSESHRNSLNLVQRPRRLRRTDALRRMVQETHLTVNDLIYPLFVMEGENQKVEVSSMPGSYRYTLDLLLKEVNEAWELGIPAIALFPLVAEEKKDNAGTESYNPDGLIQRTVRAIKQAIPDIMIITDIALDPFSSKGHDGIVSESGEILNDETVEVLVKQALSHAEAGADIVAPSDMMDGRIGAIREGLDEAGYIEVAILAYTAKYASAYYGPFRDALDSAPKFGDKKTYQMNPANSKEALTELALDEAEGADIVMVKPALAYLDIIHLLRSATDLPVAAYNVSGEYAMIKAAGQMGWIDEKKVMLETLTSMKRAGADLILTYFAKEVALILR, encoded by the coding sequence ATGTCTTCAGAATCCCATAGAAATTCCTTAAATCTAGTTCAGCGTCCTCGCCGTCTCCGTCGCACCGATGCTCTCCGGCGCATGGTTCAGGAAACCCACCTCACGGTCAATGACTTAATTTATCCTCTGTTTGTCATGGAGGGGGAAAACCAAAAAGTTGAGGTTTCCTCCATGCCGGGAAGTTACCGTTACACCTTAGATTTACTATTAAAAGAAGTCAATGAAGCTTGGGAATTAGGCATCCCTGCCATTGCCTTGTTTCCGTTGGTTGCTGAGGAAAAAAAAGATAACGCCGGAACTGAAAGTTATAATCCAGATGGCTTAATTCAGCGTACTGTGCGGGCAATTAAACAGGCAATTCCTGATATTATGATCATCACGGATATTGCCCTTGATCCCTTCTCCAGCAAAGGTCATGATGGCATTGTCAGCGAGAGTGGGGAAATTCTCAATGATGAAACCGTTGAAGTTTTAGTGAAACAAGCGCTCTCCCATGCGGAAGCGGGAGCCGATATTGTGGCTCCGTCGGATATGATGGATGGTCGCATTGGGGCTATTCGTGAAGGGTTAGATGAAGCGGGATATATTGAAGTCGCAATTTTAGCTTATACCGCTAAATATGCCTCAGCTTATTATGGCCCCTTCCGGGATGCCTTGGATTCTGCCCCTAAATTTGGCGATAAAAAAACCTATCAAATGAACCCGGCTAACTCTAAAGAAGCGTTAACAGAATTAGCGTTAGATGAAGCAGAAGGCGCCGATATTGTGATGGTGAAACCTGCTTTAGCTTATTTAGATATTATTCATTTACTGCGTTCGGCAACAGATTTACCTGTGGCGGCTTATAACGTTAGTGGGGAATATGCCATGATTAAAGCAGCCGGACAAATGGGTTGGATTGATGAGAAAAAAGTCATGTTAGAAACCCTAACCAGCATGAAGCGTGCAGGCGCTGATTTAATTCTCACCTATTTTGCTAAAGAAGTGGCGTTAATTTTGCGTTAG
- a CDS encoding Uma2 family endonuclease, translated as MNTLTLNIPPSVNLTDEQFYQLCVANQYWKLELSAKGELIIMPPTGGSTGNRNLKINQQLANWADQDGTGLGFDSSTCFQLPNGAKLSPDAAWIPLIKWQTLTPEQQDKFPPLCPDFIVELRSPSDSLKDLREKMQDYINNGTRLGWLINRQNQQVEIYRSGKEPEILDNPKTLSGEDVLLNFILDLSVIW; from the coding sequence ATGAACACTTTAACCTTAAATATTCCTCCGAGTGTTAATTTAACGGATGAACAATTTTATCAACTTTGTGTGGCGAATCAATATTGGAAATTAGAACTCAGTGCTAAGGGAGAATTAATAATAATGCCCCCAACGGGAGGAAGTACGGGAAATCGGAACTTAAAAATTAATCAACAATTAGCGAATTGGGCAGACCAAGATGGTACAGGTCTAGGGTTTGATTCTTCTACCTGTTTTCAATTACCGAATGGAGCGAAATTATCCCCAGATGCGGCTTGGATACCCTTAATTAAATGGCAAACCCTAACGCCAGAACAACAGGATAAATTTCCTCCCTTATGTCCTGATTTTATTGTAGAATTACGTTCTCCCAGTGATTCGTTAAAAGATTTACGCGAAAAAATGCAAGACTATATTAATAATGGGACTCGTTTAGGATGGTTAATTAATCGTCAAAACCAACAAGTCGAAATTTATCGGAGTGGTAAAGAACCGGAAATTTTAGACAACCCGAAAACCTTATCGGGTGAAGATGTTTTACTGAATTTTATATTGGATTTATCAGTAATTTGGTAG
- a CDS encoding DUF6887 family protein — MSQAKFQAMSQKELQDYMLSHRDDQEAFYAYIDRLHQEGNWIEMPPVDSVEDLEKYPEFTARFRQNSQP; from the coding sequence ATGAGTCAAGCCAAATTTCAAGCAATGAGTCAAAAAGAACTGCAAGATTATATGCTTTCTCACAGAGATGATCAAGAAGCCTTCTATGCTTATATAGACAGATTACATCAAGAAGGAAATTGGATTGAAATGCCTCCAGTAGATTCGGTTGAAGACTTAGAAAAATATCCTGAGTTTACAGCGCGTTTTCGCCAAAACTCTCAACCTTGA
- a CDS encoding DUF6888 family protein — MIIATSEQKTRCYVLCCWFTRLYLPINIVRLDERTGNIFFLAGEENIIEIYPNGNWRYIA; from the coding sequence ATAATTATAGCTACATCAGAGCAAAAAACAAGATGTTATGTCCTGTGTTGTTGGTTTACTAGACTTTATTTACCTATTAACATTGTTCGTCTAGATGAGCGCACGGGAAATATTTTTTTCCTTGCAGGAGAGGAAAACATTATTGAAATCTATCCAAACGGAAATTGGAGGTACATTGCATGA
- a CDS encoding type II toxin-antitoxin system HicA family toxin, which produces MKSVSGKEFAKILEQNGWQILRINGSHHIYGKLNNPARISVPIHGNQALKPGLLRHFLKVANLTDNDL; this is translated from the coding sequence ATGAAATCTGTTTCAGGCAAAGAGTTTGCAAAAATATTAGAACAAAATGGTTGGCAAATATTACGCATTAATGGCAGCCATCATATCTATGGAAAACTAAATAATCCAGCCCGAATTTCTGTACCGATTCATGGCAATCAAGCCCTAAAACCTGGACTATTAAGACATTTTCTAAAAGTTGCTAATCTCACTGATAATGATTTGTAA
- a CDS encoding type II toxin-antitoxin system HicB family antitoxin, translating into MKIKVIVHTEETGYWAEVPAIPGCATQGNTFEELLQNLYEAVEGCLLVDTEQLQLDESSQILEIAV; encoded by the coding sequence ATGAAAATCAAAGTCATTGTTCACACAGAAGAAACGGGTTATTGGGCTGAAGTTCCTGCTATTCCTGGCTGTGCTACCCAAGGTAATACCTTTGAGGAACTCCTACAAAACTTATATGAAGCTGTTGAAGGTTGTTTGTTAGTAGATACGGAACAGCTACAGCTTGATGAATCTTCACAAATTTTAGAAATCGCCGTATGA